The genomic DNA CGCGGCATCGTCGGGATCCGCTAGCCGCTGGTCCGGCTAGTCTTCCGCGCCGGATCGGTCAAGGTAGAAGTGCGGGCAGTCCCTCTCGGGTTCGGTGGATCGCTGCGCCCCCCCAGGGCGCGCTTCCAACCAGGCACCTGCCCGCACGTGCCCCGTTATAGGACCGGCCTGCCTTGCGCACGTGGCGCAGACGGTGTCCGCTTCACATGACGTTCGCGAACGGGGTGCACATCGAACCTATTGAGACCCGCCCCTGAACCGCGTGCCGAGCGCGTCCCTGTCGACCTCCGTCCCTCTCAGATACACGGCGGATATCCGCCTGGTATTCGTGATGTCGTCGAGCGGATTCGCGTCCAGCACTATGAAGTCGGCGCTCATTCCGGCCGCGACGGAGCCCACGTCGGGTATCTCCATCAGGTCCGCGGAGTTCGACGTGGCCGCCACGATCACCTCGGCCGGGGTCATCCCCGTCCGTACCATATCCTCGAGCTCCTGATGCACCGCCCACGGTGAGCTCCCGTCCGTCCCGAAGGCGATCGTGACCCCCGCGGCGTTGAGCCTCGCCAGATTCCGCGCCTGGATCCCGAACGACGCCTGCGCCGCCGGACGGTCTACTTGCGCCCCCTGCATCTCCTCGAGGCGGTCCGCGGCCACCGTTCCACTCAGCCAAGAGAGATCGACGGCGACACCGGGACCCGGGAGGTTCGGGACGAGGACCACGTCGGGGCGCGCCGTCCAGAGCTCTACGAGCTCGTCGTCGACGTCCATGTCGCGCACACCGTGGGCGAACGCGTCGATTCCCGCCCGCAGCAGCCCCTTCGCATCCTCGAGAGTGAACACGTGGGCGGTCACGCGTAGGCCGTTGGCATGCGCCTCGTCGATCACGGCCCCGTACAGATCGGATGACAACCTCTCGTATCGGCCACCGCGATCGTCGACCCAGATCTTCACGAAGTCGACCTCCTGAGCGGCGAGCTCCCGCACGGCGGCTCGCGCCTCCGCCTCCGTCGTGACCCAGTGGGGCACCTCCGAACGACCCGGCTCCGGCGAGGTGATGCCACGCCCCGCGGACTGGGACCGCGCGCCATCTGACACGAGCTCGTTCCGCATCCGGAGGCCAACGTCCCCCTCGTCCAGCCCCAGACTCAGCACGGCGCCGGATCCGTAGTACGCCATGTGCCGCAGTTGATCGGCGTGTTCGTCGGCCACCGACGACAGGTGGACGTGCGCGTTCACGAGTGCCGGCATGACCGTCTTCCCAGTGAGGTCGACCCGGGTGGCGCCCCGCGGAACGTCGACGTCCGCTCGGGCTCCAACCTCCGTGAAGCGATCGTTCTCCACGACGAATACGGCATCCTCGATCGTGCTTCCGTCGCCAACGATGAGTCGGGCGCCCTCGAACACCGTCACGGCCTCACCACTCGGACCGGCGCAACCGGCGACCAAGGCGGCCAACAGCAGAATCGTGGCCAACTTCACGTTCGTGGCGCGGAGCTCATTCATTAAGTGGCGCATACCAACCTCCCGTCGCTTGGACTGAAGTCTGACGCCTATCACATGCCTCGTCTGCCGGCAAGTGGGTACGTGTGCTCCAGTGGACGCCGAACGGGCGCGGGCGGGACCTTCAGCACGACGGCGCTTAGTCAGCCGGGCGGCTTGCTAGGGAACCGTGATGCTCTGGAAGCTCTCGGCATTCGTGTGATGACCGACGAGGAGGCGGTGGTCAGCGGTGGGTGTTGTCACCGATTCTGTCACCGCAGGAGCGTGGACGGCTTCACACGACCCCGGCCCTGGCTGCTGGTCGTTGCAGACCACGTTTGGACGCTAGAGGAAGTCGTGGGGCTGCTGGAGGCGACCGAAGAGTGAAAGACTCGTGCTCGACGGGCACAAACGGCCCCTGCGGAGTGGGGAATGGTCCCCTCCGCAGGGGCTCCACGAAACTTCGGCCCTTTCCAACGGCCATTCCAAGTCGCGTCGGAACCGGGGGCCTGTGGCTGTCCCTCGTTTTGCGAGGGTCCGTCCGGCTTCCTCAGAACGTTGGTCAAGTGGCACCTCCGGTCTGAGGGTATCGGCAATTGTGGTGCCGCATACTCAAATGCGCAATAGCAGGACCCGTTCTTCACCGCCTCGAAGATTCAAACTGGACGACCACGGCACGTCCCATTGGGCACGGTAATTGCCCTATTACAAGCCGGCACGCGCGGGCAGGTGCCTGGTTGAGAGACGCGCCCTGGGGGGGCGCAGCGATCTCACCGAGCCCGAGAGGGACTGCCCGCACTACCGCCTAACGGTTGCACGCGTCCGACAGCTTCAGTTGCACGCATCCGACAGCTTCGAAGGACATCGCCCGGGAGCGTGGGTTGGTAAATGAAGCCGAGAGCGAGGCTACCGACGAGAGCGCCCCGTCCTTGCTTCAGGTGTGGGACGTAGACCACACGAAGATCCCCACCTTTCCATGCGCATCGCCTCATCGCCCCCAAAACGAGCTTGCGGGCTGCCGTCCGCAGATCATCCGACGGATGGATCTTCACCCGCTCCCTCCGCACGGGAAGCTCTAGCGCGGCGTCAAGCGTCATCTCCCAGCGGCCACCCGCGCCTTTAGGGCTACGAGGTGATGGAGGTGACAACGGAATGAAGGCGAGAATCAGGATTCCAAACAGAAGAACGACCCACCCTACGATGGGGCCGGCCGCCCTGCATGGGGATACTTCTACACCGGTTTGCGACGCAAAGGCCGAGTCCACGATCAGGCCGTGTGTGCCGTCGCCAACAAGCTCGCAGGACGCGCCTACGCGCTTATGAAGCGGATGAGCCAGGGCGAGGACGCTCAGGCTACGTCTACTGCGACCTCCAAGGCCGGCCGATCGCGAGAGAAGAAGCCCGGCGAAGGGTCCAGAACGAGTTCCCGGGCCCCACCGCCATCCGGCGCATGGCAGCCGCTCGGCCAGACGCCTCACCGACGATTCCATCAAACAAGGCGAGGCGCCCGAGCCCGGCGTATGCGAGGCCGTCCGGATCGGACGCCTCAAGCTCGGGCTACGGCACGCAGACTGAGATATCCGATCTCATCGATCACAAGGACGTGGGGGTGGAGGTAGTCGTGGAGGGCGGAGGCAAGCCGTCCGGTACGAGCGGCGTTGGAGAGTTCCTCGATGAGCTGAGCGGCGGTGCTGAAGCGGGCCTCGAAGCCGTTCTGTATGGCCCGATATGCGATGGAAACTTTTTTGGGCCCTGAGCTGTTACCGATTCTGGTACCGCGCCAAATCCGATACCCAACAGCAAAGCCCCCCAAGGCTCTAAGTCCTTGAGGGGCTTCCTGTTTCACCAGAGCGGGAGACCGGGCTCGAACCGGCGACCCTCAGCTTGGGAATGTGGCCGAGGCGTCAGTGGGCGCAAGTGGGCGAAAGAAAATCGTTGTGGCGCCTAACTTTTCTGGTTTCTACGTAACTGGGCGAAAGCCAGCGAAAGGGGGGTTTGTCACACTGAACGTCACAAGGATTCTAACGCCCTTCCGCGACCTCGAGCACGGCACGCCTCAGCCGACGCCAGGGGAAGGGCTACCGCCCGGCCAATAAGCTCGCTTGTACCGGCACGGGCGACCTGACCTTCTCTATCCTCGTCGTGCGTACCTCATGAATCGGTGAGCGGGCGGTTCCTACTTGAGCCGCCCCTTTTCATCCTGGCTTGGACCTAGTGCCCCGAGCGTCCTCGCGGCGTTCGGGGCTTTTGGCCCTACTCCACCACGGTCCGCACCGTCTCGCAGGGGATAGCTCCAACCGCCCTATCGCCGTGGCACGCAACATCCTCAGCCTCTTCGCTCGGATCAAAGTTCTTCGAGCGCATCGCGTCCCTGCGCGACTGAGACGGCGCGTCGCGGACTCGTCCAGCCGGAGTACGACGGGTGCAGGTCGAGAAAACTCCAGATCACCACGCTCATGTCCACATCCTCCTGAAGCGAGAAACGGCCGACTCTGAAGGATGGGGCCGGGCCGGTCTGCGTGGGGATGGCTCGATGGGACGCTTGGCGCGATCCGAGGGACGGGTCCGGGAGCGCGAGCGCCGGTCGGCAACCACTGACACCTGAGGCGTTCGGGACATATACAACGCGTC from Gemmatimonadota bacterium includes the following:
- a CDS encoding amidohydrolase family protein, coding for MRHLMNELRATNVKLATILLLAALVAGCAGPSGEAVTVFEGARLIVGDGSTIEDAVFVVENDRFTEVGARADVDVPRGATRVDLTGKTVMPALVNAHVHLSSVADEHADQLRHMAYYGSGAVLSLGLDEGDVGLRMRNELVSDGARSQSAGRGITSPEPGRSEVPHWVTTEAEARAAVRELAAQEVDFVKIWVDDRGGRYERLSSDLYGAVIDEAHANGLRVTAHVFTLEDAKGLLRAGIDAFAHGVRDMDVDDELVELWTARPDVVLVPNLPGPGVAVDLSWLSGTVAADRLEEMQGAQVDRPAAQASFGIQARNLARLNAAGVTIAFGTDGSSPWAVHQELEDMVRTGMTPAEVIVAATSNSADLMEIPDVGSVAAGMSADFIVLDANPLDDITNTRRISAVYLRGTEVDRDALGTRFRGGSQ
- a CDS encoding ATP-binding protein — translated: MVKQEAPQGLRALGGFAVGYRIWRGTRIGNSSGPKKVSIAYRAIQNGFEARFSTAAQLIEELSNAARTGRLASALHDYLHPHVLVIDEIGYLSLRAVARA